The region TCTCCCGGCGAGGCGGGACGAACCGCCGCCGAGACGCGATCCTCCTGAGGCGACTGCGCGGCGACCGTTCGAAGAAAGAGGCGGGCCGAGGGCGTCTGCGCTTCCGGTCTCTCCGACTCAGTCGTCCGCCGTCGGAACGTCGGGCGCTTCGGGTTCGACGCGTTCGACTTCCGGTTCCGCCTCCTCGTCGTCGGACTCCTCGCGGCGCGCTTCCAGTTCTTTGCGGACGAGTGCCTCCCACTCGCCCGTCGACTCGTAGTGGTGGCACATGGTATCTCTCCTCACGGTGAGATTGCGACCGGGGTCTGAAAAGCGTTGTGCGGGTTCCGGCGGAGAAGGGCCGAGCGAGCGTCGGTTCCGACGTCGGCGTCCGCGCAGACGCTCAGTCGCGGAAGTACTCCTCGTCCTCGAACGGTTCTTCGACGCCTTCGACGGCGACGACGTCGAGGGCGGTCACCTCCGCGCCGACGCCGAGGATGTCGGCCAGACTCGGCTCGGTCCGCCCCTCGTCGCCGGAGATGAGTTCCTTGATGTAGAGGCCGCCCGCGCCGTGAATCTCCACGGTGGCGTGGCGGGCGTCTTCGAGTTCGCCCGTCGCCTCGTACACCTCGCGGGTCCGCGTGAGGTTCGCGCGCCGGTGGTCCACGCGGTGCGGCGTGTACTGTTCGACCGTCGCGCCGTCGAGTTCCTCGATCGCGGCGGCGAGTTCGGCCTCGGTCACGTCGGCGTCGAACTCGACTGCGGCGCGGTACCGCTTGCTCGCGTCGAGTTTCTTGACGCGTTCGACCATCTCGTAGTTCGCGAGGCGGAGGCCCTCGACTTCGACCTTCCCTTCGGCGAAGACGTTGATGTCGCCCTCCAGTCGGTCGGTGTCCACGCGGCGGCGACGCGGTTCGACTATCTCGATGACGAACGGACGGCCCGTCCCGAGCATCAACGCGTCCACGTCTTCCCGCCCGGCGCCGTGGAACTTCGCGCCCGTCCCGTCCATCACGTCGCGGACGACGGGGGCGGTGAGTCCCTCGACGCTCTCCTCGTAGAGGTAGCCCGACCCGCCGCACTTCTCGCAGACCTGTTTGCCGACGTAGCCCGACCCGTCGCACCGGTTACAGGGCCACTCGGTCTGCGGGATGTCGCGTTCGAGTTTGCGGTAGCGACCGTAGACGAACGCCGAGTGGACGTCCACCTCCACCTCGTCGGCTTCGATGTCGAGGAGGAACATCACGTCCGGTCGGCCGAACTCCACCTCCGTCTCGGTGATGCGGCCGAGTCGCTTGCCCACCTCGCGGTTGAACTCCGATTTGAACAGTTCGCCGGCGTCCTCGGGGAGTCCGGCCCCCTCCCGGAGGAGCACTTCGTTCTCCTCGACGAGGGGCGGGGCGCGCGTGCCCACTTGGTAGGTGTCGAACTCCACGTCCTCGACGGCCTCGGCGCAGCGTTCGGCCCACTCGTCGAAGCGGGCCACCTCGCCCTCACACACCCAGCACTCGGCGGTGTCCGTCGCCTCGAACGCCTCGTCGTCGTCGAGTGCGGCGGCGACGCGGAGGCTCCGCCCTCGCTCTGCGTTCGTCAGTCCGAAACTCCGGTCGGCGAAGACGCGGCCCAAACAGGCGTCGCAGACGGGACCGCTCTCCGCCAACGCTCGGGCGTCCTCGAGGATGCTCATACCCTCTCGTGACGCGGATTGGGTTTCTGTCTTGCCTTTTCAGGGCAGTCCCGCCGCCGCGAAGGGCCGCCGGACGCCCGTAGCGACGCCCGGCGGGGGCATCGTCGCCGCGAGGGGGTGACGCCGAGGAGGGCGACGGACGCTACCGGAGTTCGACGCTCTCGACGGCCTTGACGCCGAAGCCGTCGGCTAACGACTCCGCCGCCCGCTCTCGGTCGTCCGGCGGGACGTCGACCAGAAGCGCCGCATCGACGCCGACGCGCAGGTCGTTCAGCGCGGGCTTGAGGCCGCGTATCTCCACCGACTCGACGGCCTCGACGCTCTCGACGGCGGCGAGGCGCTTTCGGACGCCCGCGGCCAAGTCGCCGTCGGCGTCGCGCGTGACGAGCACCGTCATCGACGCGCGGACGGCGGCGGGGCGGTCGGGGTGCGATTCGTTCTGGCTGGACTGCTTTATCGCCATGAGGCTCCCGGCGCGACTCGAACGCGCGTCGAAGACGACTGCCGACACGGGAGCGGTCCGGTCGCTCCGCGGCGGCGCGAGGTGCGTCACGCGAGAAGAGTGAGGGGCCGATTCCGTGGCGTGCGCGACGGAATCGGGTTCCCCCGACCCCGCCCGCGCGGCGCGACGTTACGCGCCGAACGCGGACCGGACGCGGAGGGGGCCGAGTACCCCGGGTGCATCGGATGCGGCGGGTGCCGCGGATACTGTGGATACACCGAGGATACCGGCGTTTCCGACGACCGGACACCGGGACCCGTCGCTTGGTGCGGACGCCGCGAGAGATGCGGACGCCGCGGCGGGTGCGCGACGGGTGGTGGTGGTGGTGTCGGTCATCGGATGCTCCGCCCGCGGGGTCGCGGGACTCGGTCGATGAGTCACCCGGTCGCTACTTAACGATTGTCCGGGTGTGCGAACGTTTGCCGCGGTCCGGCGCGGCGAGTTCGCGGCGGCTCTCCGGCGGGGTGTCGTGCCCACGGGACCCGGCCGGTTCAGTCGTCGTCGCTCTTTATCGGGTCGGACTCCTCCTCGGAGAAGCCCTCGGACTGTTCGATGCGCTCTT is a window of Halopelagius longus DNA encoding:
- a CDS encoding tRNA pseudouridine(54/55) synthase Pus10; translation: MSILEDARALAESGPVCDACLGRVFADRSFGLTNAERGRSLRVAAALDDDEAFEATDTAECWVCEGEVARFDEWAERCAEAVEDVEFDTYQVGTRAPPLVEENEVLLREGAGLPEDAGELFKSEFNREVGKRLGRITETEVEFGRPDVMFLLDIEADEVEVDVHSAFVYGRYRKLERDIPQTEWPCNRCDGSGYVGKQVCEKCGGSGYLYEESVEGLTAPVVRDVMDGTGAKFHGAGREDVDALMLGTGRPFVIEIVEPRRRRVDTDRLEGDINVFAEGKVEVEGLRLANYEMVERVKKLDASKRYRAAVEFDADVTEAELAAAIEELDGATVEQYTPHRVDHRRANLTRTREVYEATGELEDARHATVEIHGAGGLYIKELISGDEGRTEPSLADILGVGAEVTALDVVAVEGVEEPFEDEEYFRD